The following coding sequences lie in one Halorarum halophilum genomic window:
- a CDS encoding DUF6789 family protein, whose protein sequence is MEEENSPGTVQDVELGEEEAEPDFDHLFGVITDGFVGAVGGAVGTAIVTVGLLVARTFGAFEMTAFAELAEMTGTVVFYPQHPVAVGYFVFLAGGMVVWPLLFASAGSYLPGDRFATRGITFGAVIWTGFAMAFYDPSFWLPGYVFFTLVAHLGYGFGLGAVFDYLSTRPDTLV, encoded by the coding sequence ATGGAAGAGGAGAACTCACCGGGGACCGTTCAGGACGTCGAACTGGGCGAGGAGGAGGCCGAACCGGACTTCGACCACCTGTTCGGCGTCATCACCGACGGGTTCGTCGGCGCCGTCGGCGGCGCGGTCGGCACCGCGATCGTAACCGTCGGCCTGCTCGTCGCGCGGACGTTCGGCGCCTTCGAGATGACGGCGTTCGCCGAACTGGCCGAGATGACGGGGACCGTCGTGTTCTACCCGCAGCACCCGGTCGCGGTCGGCTACTTCGTCTTCCTGGCCGGCGGGATGGTCGTCTGGCCGCTGCTGTTCGCGTCGGCCGGGTCGTACCTGCCGGGGGATCGCTTCGCCACCAGAGGGATCACGTTCGGCGCCGTCATCTGGACCGGGTTCGCGATGGCGTTCTACGACCCGTCGTTCTGGCTGCCCGGCTACGTGTTCTTCACGCTCGTCGCCCACCTCGGCTACGGCTTCGGGCTCGGCGCGGTGTTCGACTACCTGTCGACCCGACCGGACACGCTGGTCTGA
- the coxB gene encoding cytochrome c oxidase subunit II, whose protein sequence is MILDHTGAGVGLAPLQNGIVPRGTRVQVFQQIFDVFLVLGTLVGVVVVGYMLYNAYKYRADADVKRGNEDLPTLGELPTGSGGGGKLFVSFTLSAVIVISLIAWTYGALAFVEDPPTPEDTVEVEVVGFQFGWKFIYPNGYQDSTLRVPVDTNVKLSITSEDVFHNIGVPELRVKSDAIPGQTTDTWFIADERGTYMAQCYELCGVGHSYMTAEVKVMPQDEYEAWYANTTAENGTASGGNGTAGNGTAGNGTASNSTAHALGGA, encoded by the coding sequence ATGATACTCGATCACACCGGGGCGGGCGTAGGCCTGGCGCCGCTCCAGAACGGCATCGTCCCGCGGGGAACGCGTGTACAGGTGTTCCAGCAGATCTTCGACGTGTTCCTCGTGCTCGGAACGCTCGTCGGCGTCGTCGTCGTGGGCTACATGCTCTACAACGCCTACAAGTACCGGGCGGACGCCGACGTGAAGCGGGGGAACGAAGACCTCCCGACGCTGGGGGAACTCCCCACCGGCAGCGGTGGCGGCGGCAAACTGTTCGTCTCGTTCACGCTGAGCGCCGTCATCGTGATCTCGCTCATCGCCTGGACGTACGGGGCGCTGGCGTTCGTCGAGGACCCGCCGACGCCCGAGGACACCGTCGAAGTCGAGGTCGTCGGGTTCCAGTTCGGCTGGAAGTTCATCTACCCGAACGGCTACCAGGACTCGACCCTCCGGGTCCCCGTCGACACCAACGTGAAGCTCTCGATCACCTCCGAGGACGTGTTCCACAACATCGGCGTCCCGGAGCTCCGGGTGAAGTCCGACGCCATCCCGGGCCAGACCACGGACACGTGGTTCATCGCCGACGAGCGGGGGACGTACATGGCGCAGTGCTACGAGCTGTGCGGCGTCGGCCACTCGTACATGACCGCCGAGGTGAAGGTGATGCCACAGGACGAGTACGAGGCCTGGTACGCGAACACGACCGCCGAGAACGGCACCGCATCGGGCGGAAACGGCACCGCCGGGAACGGGACGGCGGGCAACGGAACGGCGAGCAACAGTACGGCACACGCGCTCGGAGGAGCATGA
- a CDS encoding cbb3-type cytochrome c oxidase subunit I, which yields MTTNDDTDDRIDDPNARSDGDDAGSDGRASTAPTTDDDDGTDPTPATDGGDAGVEADGGHGTAGAAAETDEHHGLPGAETLTRWFVTTNHKDVGILYTVTALFFLVFGGVLALLMRLQLWVPGTGFLSANAYNQAVSAHGLLMVFWFLSPFAFGFANYVVPLQLGAKDLAFPRLNALSYWLYLFSGALFFVSFFQGGTFSGGWTMYAPLNIPLYTPEPGATTTVLAMIMFVASVTVSSVNFLTTMHRMRAEGMRLRDMPLFSISILLTVWMMLFAFAALLAAMMILTSDRLLGTTYFAATGAGGSLLWAHLFWFFGHPEVYIVFFPALGAMAEIFQTFTGRRIVGRKWFIAAMLLVALQSFVVWMHHMFLTAINLQIKTLFMATTIGISLPFDLMVFALIYTTIKGRIRFTTPFLFAFGGLLVFIIGGITGVFLGAVVLDYEFRGTYWVVAHFHYVMVGGVTALVGALYYWYPKMSGRMYDEFLGKVHFAVFFVGFNVLYFPMFIAWETPRRVFEYPMALAGYHQTATVGAFLLGGSFLIMFWNLTKSLWAGDPAPDNPWEHATTAEWAVSSPPPLDNFPGRPSYASGSLSFVDDLRPSIGSGGPSAADGGLPASAHVDDAAHAHDDHGADHASIWPFVVGLGGFFALLGLSGIREGSFVPGIAGGAYAGLLAVGVVVLGYGLVGMTREPFQGLTGPFGSSWPFENIENTKLGLWIFLASDVVLFGAFIGSYVFIRVAEGWQSWHHLIPAAHVPLPGLINTYLLLTSSFTVVLALVAAEKGRRWGVVGGLAATFLLGVGFLINKALEWQHLFHVHSEAFPHGWNLSTNVASSTFYLTTGLHGAHVAVGLLITLYMLIRAVKGAYLDDERPVEYFGLYWHFVDIVWLFLFPLFYIL from the coding sequence ATGACGACGAACGACGACACCGACGACCGGATCGACGACCCGAACGCCCGAAGTGATGGCGACGACGCCGGCAGTGACGGGCGGGCGAGCACGGCCCCGACGACCGACGACGACGACGGCACCGACCCGACGCCGGCGACCGACGGCGGCGACGCGGGAGTCGAGGCCGACGGCGGCCACGGGACGGCCGGGGCGGCCGCCGAGACCGACGAACACCACGGGTTGCCGGGAGCCGAGACGCTGACGCGCTGGTTCGTCACGACGAACCACAAGGACGTCGGCATCCTCTACACGGTGACGGCGCTGTTCTTCCTCGTCTTCGGGGGCGTGCTGGCCCTGCTCATGCGGCTGCAGCTGTGGGTCCCCGGCACCGGCTTCCTGTCGGCGAACGCCTACAACCAGGCCGTCTCCGCCCACGGGCTCCTGATGGTGTTCTGGTTCCTCTCGCCGTTCGCGTTCGGCTTCGCGAACTACGTCGTCCCGCTCCAGCTCGGGGCGAAGGACCTCGCGTTCCCCCGGCTGAACGCGCTCTCCTACTGGCTCTACCTGTTCTCCGGGGCCCTGTTCTTCGTCTCGTTCTTCCAGGGCGGCACCTTCTCGGGCGGGTGGACGATGTACGCGCCGCTGAACATCCCGCTGTACACGCCCGAACCCGGCGCGACGACGACGGTGCTCGCGATGATCATGTTCGTCGCCTCGGTGACGGTGTCGTCGGTGAACTTCCTCACGACGATGCACCGGATGCGCGCGGAGGGGATGCGGCTCAGGGACATGCCGCTGTTCAGCATATCCATCCTGCTCACCGTCTGGATGATGCTGTTCGCGTTCGCCGCGCTGCTGGCGGCGATGATGATCCTCACCTCCGACCGGCTGCTGGGGACGACCTACTTCGCCGCGACGGGCGCCGGCGGGTCGCTGCTGTGGGCGCACCTGTTCTGGTTCTTCGGCCACCCGGAGGTGTACATCGTCTTCTTCCCGGCGCTGGGGGCGATGGCGGAGATATTCCAGACGTTCACCGGGCGCCGCATCGTCGGCCGAAAGTGGTTCATCGCGGCGATGCTGCTGGTGGCGCTCCAGAGCTTCGTCGTCTGGATGCACCACATGTTCCTCACGGCGATCAACCTCCAGATCAAGACGCTGTTCATGGCGACCACCATCGGCATCTCGCTGCCGTTCGACCTGATGGTGTTCGCGCTCATCTACACCACCATCAAGGGGCGGATTCGGTTCACGACCCCGTTCCTGTTCGCGTTCGGCGGGCTGCTCGTGTTCATCATCGGGGGCATCACCGGGGTGTTCCTCGGCGCCGTCGTGCTCGACTACGAGTTCCGCGGCACCTACTGGGTCGTCGCGCACTTCCACTACGTGATGGTCGGCGGCGTCACCGCGCTCGTCGGGGCGCTGTACTACTGGTACCCGAAGATGTCCGGCCGGATGTACGACGAGTTCCTCGGGAAGGTCCACTTCGCGGTGTTCTTCGTCGGGTTCAACGTGCTGTACTTCCCGATGTTCATCGCCTGGGAGACGCCCCGTCGCGTCTTCGAGTACCCGATGGCACTCGCCGGCTACCACCAGACGGCGACCGTCGGGGCGTTCCTGCTCGGCGGCTCGTTCCTCATCATGTTCTGGAACCTGACCAAGAGCCTCTGGGCCGGCGACCCGGCGCCGGACAACCCCTGGGAGCACGCGACGACCGCCGAGTGGGCGGTGTCCTCGCCCCCACCGCTCGACAACTTCCCCGGTCGGCCGAGCTACGCGAGCGGGTCGCTCTCGTTCGTCGACGACCTCCGCCCGTCGATCGGTTCGGGCGGGCCGAGCGCCGCGGACGGCGGCCTGCCGGCCAGCGCGCACGTCGACGACGCGGCGCACGCCCACGACGATCACGGCGCCGACCACGCGAGCATCTGGCCGTTCGTCGTCGGCCTCGGCGGGTTCTTCGCCCTGCTGGGCCTCTCGGGCATCCGGGAGGGGAGCTTCGTCCCCGGCATCGCCGGCGGCGCCTACGCGGGGCTGCTCGCGGTGGGGGTCGTCGTGCTCGGCTACGGGCTGGTCGGGATGACTCGCGAGCCGTTCCAGGGGCTCACCGGCCCGTTCGGATCGAGCTGGCCGTTCGAGAACATCGAGAACACGAAGCTCGGGCTCTGGATCTTCCTGGCCTCCGACGTGGTGCTGTTCGGGGCGTTCATCGGCTCGTACGTGTTCATCCGGGTCGCGGAGGGGTGGCAGAGCTGGCACCACCTCATCCCGGCGGCGCACGTCCCGCTCCCGGGGCTCATCAACACGTACCTGCTCCTGACGAGCAGTTTCACCGTCGTGCTCGCCCTGGTCGCGGCCGAGAAGGGCAGGCGGTGGGGCGTGGTCGGCGGCCTCGCGGCGACGTTCCTGCTCGGGGTCGGCTTCCTCATCAACAAGGCGCTGGAGTGGCAGCACCTGTTCCACGTCCACTCGGAGGCGTTCCCGCACGGCTGGAACCTCTCGACGAACGTCGCGTCGTCGACGTTCTACCTCACGACGGGGCTCCACGGCGCCCACGTCGCCGTCGGCCTGCTCATCACGCTGTACATGCTGATCCGGGCGGTCAAGGGGGCGTACCTGGACGACGAGCGCCCGGTGGAGTACTTCGGGCTCTACTGGCACTTCGTCGACATCGTCTGGCTGTTCCTGTTCCCGCTGTTCTACATCCTCTAG
- a CDS encoding cytochrome C oxidase subunit IV family protein — protein sequence MTSTKLYTAIYVVLFVLATLQVLIEQFEGFTYWTAFAIIMVVSTAKAIVVAGYYQHLRSEPRSVSYVMLGGLLAALALTVAASYSIM from the coding sequence ATGACGTCAACAAAACTGTACACGGCGATATACGTGGTCCTGTTCGTACTGGCGACCCTGCAGGTGCTCATCGAGCAGTTCGAGGGGTTCACCTACTGGACGGCGTTCGCGATCATCATGGTCGTCTCGACCGCGAAGGCGATCGTGGTCGCGGGCTACTACCAGCACCTCCGCTCGGAGCCGCGGTCGGTGTCGTACGTGATGCTCGGCGGGCTGCTTGCGGCGCTGGCGCTGACCGTCGCCGCGTCGTACTCGATCATGTAG
- the hjc gene encoding Holliday junction resolvase Hjc → MPGNPKGDRRERELVNRLDEAGFAVMRAPASGSSTDRELPDVLAGDADVFYAVEAKSSSGKPIYLTGEEVEALIYFARNFGASPKVGVRFDREDWYFFHPSDLHTTDGGNYRVKKETAIEDGQTIEDLKAAGEEAGSDRSVAEVLNAVEQGVLSADEAAEMLE, encoded by the coding sequence ATGCCGGGCAATCCGAAGGGCGACCGCCGCGAGCGCGAACTCGTCAACAGGCTCGACGAGGCGGGGTTCGCGGTGATGCGCGCGCCCGCCAGCGGCTCCTCTACCGACCGGGAACTCCCCGACGTGCTGGCAGGCGACGCCGACGTCTTCTACGCCGTCGAGGCGAAGTCCTCCTCCGGGAAACCCATCTACCTCACCGGCGAGGAGGTCGAGGCCCTCATCTACTTCGCGCGGAACTTCGGCGCGAGCCCGAAGGTCGGCGTGCGTTTCGACCGCGAGGACTGGTACTTCTTCCACCCGAGCGACCTCCACACGACCGACGGCGGCAACTACCGCGTGAAGAAGGAGACCGCCATCGAGGACGGGCAGACAATCGAGGACCTGAAGGCGGCGGGCGAGGAGGCCGGGAGCGACCGCTCCGTCGCCGAGGTCCTCAACGCGGTCGAGCAGGGCGTGCTCTCCGCGGACGAGGCCGCCGAGATGCTGGAGTAG
- a CDS encoding SWIM zinc finger family protein produces the protein MTHSVHTSASAARHTLPDDGLTGRAGRARREPMAVRALRDDTYLVDTEHDSYIVDLDARSCSCPDRTIRNARCKHLRRVAMEVNEGLVPPPGKRDGACAVCGEPIFVPVGKGSYLCPVHRPARGEFVRDRESGSLLLVTDVTSERSDERETDDGRPIAEYDSNRDYGDHEPVVEAVYVGRARAADGHLDVSGLRRYSFPASRLKRIPDDIAPNLAVVGV, from the coding sequence ATGACGCACTCAGTACACACATCCGCGTCCGCAGCCCGTCACACGCTCCCCGACGACGGCCTCACCGGCCGGGCCGGGCGGGCCCGCCGCGAACCGATGGCGGTGCGGGCGCTCCGGGACGACACGTACCTCGTGGACACCGAGCACGACAGCTACATCGTCGACCTCGACGCCCGCTCGTGCAGCTGTCCGGACCGAACGATTCGAAACGCCCGCTGCAAGCACCTCCGCCGCGTCGCGATGGAGGTGAACGAGGGGCTCGTGCCGCCGCCGGGCAAGCGCGACGGCGCCTGCGCGGTCTGTGGCGAACCGATCTTCGTCCCCGTCGGGAAGGGGAGCTACCTCTGTCCAGTCCACCGGCCGGCTCGCGGCGAGTTCGTCCGGGACCGCGAGTCCGGAAGCCTGCTGCTCGTCACCGACGTGACGAGCGAGCGGTCCGACGAGCGCGAGACGGACGACGGCCGGCCCATCGCCGAGTACGACTCGAACCGCGACTACGGCGACCACGAACCCGTCGTCGAGGCGGTGTACGTCGGCCGCGCTCGTGCGGCGGACGGCCACCTCGACGTGTCCGGCCTCCGGCGCTACTCGTTCCCCGCCTCGCGACTGAAGCGGATTCCGGACGATATAGCCCCGAACCTCGCGGTCGTCGGAGTCTGA
- a CDS encoding DUF7472 family protein, producing the protein MEIDAEMRRKIAVSVGAVGVFIALVVVVGSQYTNDHHLNEVGGYALVGIVALFVVLMALVGLFLDAS; encoded by the coding sequence ATGGAAATCGACGCGGAGATGCGCCGGAAGATCGCCGTTTCCGTCGGCGCGGTCGGCGTGTTCATCGCGCTCGTCGTCGTGGTGGGGAGTCAGTACACGAACGACCACCACCTCAACGAGGTCGGCGGCTACGCCCTCGTCGGCATCGTGGCGCTGTTCGTGGTCCTGATGGCGCTCGTCGGCCTGTTCCTCGACGCCTCGTAG
- a CDS encoding DNA primase — protein sequence MDPRYARYPFFGNAREAVREAGVDLATLVAERDPAVERGRERVERALVEGTVASETPHEWDTREELLSYPLARILVSLLDSPAAVEKYAGAEARTAHERFTADVARDGPPDPARADLHTLLREFDLADRTRPEDPPAGAPEPQWFRLGVGAYLEYVDPRWGDDWRLVNRELAGGEVRVPRDGLFRVLREAVRERVSEGLPFEGVSEELSEELETEIADLRDLLAERATVADFDVVAPEHFPPCLARLLDRTRNGEGDEFDPQERFALLSFLAGLNLDVGGVVTLTEGGLSPDRVAAEFAYLRDESGAQYPPPSCETLGAYGVCDNEDEHRRVAPHPLEFYARQLREADEVVDWRERRRNAGTGADADADADA from the coding sequence ATGGACCCGCGCTACGCCCGCTACCCGTTCTTCGGGAACGCCCGCGAGGCGGTCCGCGAGGCGGGCGTGGACCTCGCGACGCTCGTCGCCGAGCGCGACCCGGCGGTCGAACGGGGGCGCGAACGCGTCGAACGCGCGCTGGTCGAGGGAACCGTCGCCTCCGAGACGCCCCATGAGTGGGACACGCGCGAGGAGTTGCTCTCCTACCCACTCGCGCGGATCCTCGTCTCGCTGCTCGACTCCCCCGCCGCGGTGGAGAAGTACGCCGGCGCCGAGGCCCGGACGGCCCACGAGCGGTTCACCGCGGACGTCGCGCGCGACGGCCCGCCGGACCCCGCCCGGGCCGACCTCCACACCCTCCTCCGGGAGTTCGACCTGGCCGACCGGACGCGCCCGGAGGACCCGCCCGCCGGCGCGCCCGAACCCCAGTGGTTCCGGCTCGGCGTCGGCGCGTACCTCGAGTACGTCGACCCGCGCTGGGGCGACGACTGGCGGCTGGTCAACCGGGAACTCGCGGGGGGCGAGGTGCGGGTCCCGCGCGACGGGCTGTTCCGCGTGCTCCGGGAGGCCGTCCGCGAGCGCGTGTCCGAGGGGCTCCCGTTCGAGGGCGTGAGCGAGGAGCTCTCCGAGGAACTGGAGACCGAGATCGCCGATCTCCGGGACCTGCTCGCCGAGCGCGCGACCGTCGCCGACTTCGACGTCGTCGCGCCCGAGCACTTTCCGCCGTGTCTCGCCCGCCTGCTCGACCGGACCCGGAACGGCGAGGGCGACGAGTTCGACCCGCAGGAGCGGTTCGCCCTGCTGTCGTTCCTCGCCGGCCTGAACCTCGACGTGGGAGGCGTCGTGACGCTCACCGAGGGCGGGCTCTCGCCCGATCGGGTGGCCGCGGAGTTCGCGTACCTCCGCGACGAATCGGGGGCGCAGTACCCGCCGCCGTCCTGTGAGACGCTTGGCGCCTACGGCGTGTGCGACAACGAGGACGAGCACCGCCGCGTCGCGCCGCACCCCCTGGAGTTCTACGCCCGGCAACTGCGCGAGGCCGACGAGGTCGTGGACTGGCGGGAGCGGCGGCGGAACGCGGGTACCGGTGCCGACGCGGACGCGGATGCGGACGCCTGA
- a CDS encoding 50S ribosomal protein L39e has translation MTKKSKAKKKRLAKLERQNSRVPAWVMMKTDMDVTRNPKRRHWRRSDTDE, from the coding sequence ATGACCAAGAAATCGAAGGCCAAGAAGAAGCGGCTGGCCAAGCTGGAGCGGCAGAACAGCCGCGTCCCGGCCTGGGTGATGATGAAGACCGACATGGACGTCACGCGAAACCCCAAGCGTCGCCACTGGCGGCGGAGCGACACGGACGAGTAA
- a CDS encoding 50S ribosomal protein L31e yields the protein MSANDFEERVVTVPLRDAKQAPKQERGDRAMSLIRGHLAKHFSVEEGDVRLDPAVNEAIWERGRQNPPSTFRVRAARFDEDGEVVVEAEPA from the coding sequence ATGAGCGCCAACGACTTCGAGGAGCGGGTCGTCACCGTCCCCCTCCGCGACGCCAAGCAGGCACCGAAACAGGAGCGGGGCGACCGCGCCATGTCGCTCATCCGCGGCCACCTCGCCAAGCACTTCTCGGTCGAGGAGGGCGACGTCAGGCTCGACCCCGCCGTCAACGAGGCGATCTGGGAGCGCGGCAGGCAGAACCCGCCGAGCACGTTCCGCGTTCGCGCGGCCCGCTTCGACGAGGACGGCGAAGTCGTCGTCGAGGCCGAGCCCGCGTAA
- a CDS encoding translation initiation factor IF-6 — protein sequence MLRVSFEGSSYVGVYAHVSTGCLLVRPDAGEDRIEDLADEFDLPATATTVGGSGTVGALTAGNENGTLVSRQATDRELETIREATGDPVERLPGRLNAAGNVVLANDYGAWVHPELTDEAVGVVERTLDVPVERGSLADVNTVGTAAVANNTGVLCHPQSREEELEAVEEHLDVYADLGTVNYGAPLVGSGLLANDDGYVVGEDTTGPELGRIEDTLGFIE from the coding sequence GTGCTCCGCGTCTCCTTCGAAGGTTCGTCGTACGTCGGCGTCTACGCGCACGTCTCGACCGGCTGCCTGCTCGTGCGCCCCGACGCGGGCGAGGACCGCATCGAGGACCTCGCAGACGAGTTCGACCTCCCGGCGACGGCGACGACCGTCGGCGGCTCCGGCACCGTCGGCGCGCTGACCGCCGGCAACGAGAACGGCACGCTCGTCTCCCGGCAGGCGACCGACCGCGAACTCGAGACCATCCGCGAGGCGACCGGCGACCCCGTCGAACGGCTCCCCGGGAGGCTCAACGCCGCCGGCAACGTCGTGCTCGCGAACGACTACGGCGCGTGGGTCCACCCGGAGCTCACGGACGAGGCTGTCGGCGTCGTCGAGCGGACCCTCGACGTGCCGGTCGAGCGCGGCTCGCTCGCGGACGTGAACACCGTCGGCACCGCCGCCGTGGCGAACAACACCGGCGTGCTGTGCCACCCCCAGTCGCGCGAGGAGGAGCTAGAGGCCGTCGAGGAGCACCTCGACGTGTACGCCGACCTGGGCACCGTGAACTACGGCGCCCCGCTCGTCGGCTCCGGCCTGCTCGCCAACGACGACGGCTACGTCGTCGGCGAGGACACCACCGGCCCGGAACTCGGCCGCATCGAGGACACCCTCGGCTTCATCGAGTAG
- the pfdA gene encoding prefoldin subunit alpha — protein MSLGGGGGQGQQQLQQLSQELQAIDAEIEEVEADIEEIRQEQRDIDEAQEAIETLDTGSTVQVPLGGGAYVRAEVSDIDEIIVSLGGGYAAEQSQGDAAEALDRKRDALDDRISELQSEKGELQAESQQLEQQAQQMQQQMQQQQMQQMQGMMGEGEGEPGDEDE, from the coding sequence ATGAGCCTCGGTGGCGGCGGCGGTCAGGGTCAGCAGCAGCTTCAGCAGCTCTCCCAGGAACTCCAGGCGATCGACGCCGAGATCGAGGAGGTCGAGGCCGACATCGAGGAGATCCGCCAGGAGCAGCGCGACATCGACGAGGCCCAGGAGGCCATCGAGACGCTCGACACCGGCTCGACGGTGCAGGTGCCCCTCGGCGGCGGCGCGTACGTCCGCGCGGAGGTCTCGGACATCGACGAGATCATCGTCTCGCTCGGCGGCGGGTACGCGGCCGAGCAGTCCCAGGGCGACGCCGCCGAGGCGCTCGACCGCAAGCGCGACGCGCTCGACGACCGCATCTCGGAGCTCCAGTCCGAGAAGGGCGAACTTCAGGCCGAGAGCCAGCAGCTCGAACAGCAGGCCCAGCAGATGCAACAGCAGATGCAGCAACAGCAGATGCAGCAGATGCAGGGGATGATGGGCGAGGGCGAGGGTGAACCCGGGGACGAGGACGAGTAG
- the ftsY gene encoding signal recognition particle-docking protein FtsY: MFDGLKDKLSSFREDAAEEVEEKAAEAEAEAEADERAEAESEDAGAVAETEADTAPAEPDESGAIEEEPDDDDGPTASRFTRAKAFATGKVIIEEEDLQEPLRDLEFALLGSDVEMTVAEEILDTVREKMLGEARAQIETTDQLVTEALHDALLEVISVGQFDFEERIAAADKPVTVVFTGVNGVGKTTTIAKLSEWLEDRGYSSVLANGDTYRAGANEQIGEHADALGRKLIAHDKGGDPAAVIYDGVEYADANDIDVVLGDTAGRLHTSNDLMAQLEKIDRVVEPDLTLFVDESVAGQDAVRRATEFNDAAEIDGVVLSKADADSSGGAAISIAYVTGKPVLFLGTGQEYDDLVQFDPEALVDELLGEE; the protein is encoded by the coding sequence ATGTTCGACGGCCTGAAGGACAAGCTCTCCTCGTTCCGCGAGGACGCGGCCGAGGAGGTCGAGGAGAAGGCCGCGGAGGCGGAAGCCGAGGCCGAGGCGGACGAGCGGGCCGAAGCCGAGAGCGAGGACGCAGGGGCGGTCGCCGAGACCGAAGCCGATACCGCGCCCGCCGAGCCGGACGAGAGCGGAGCCATCGAGGAGGAGCCGGACGATGACGACGGCCCGACCGCGAGCCGGTTCACGCGCGCGAAGGCGTTCGCCACCGGGAAGGTCATCATCGAGGAGGAGGACCTCCAGGAGCCGCTGCGCGACCTCGAGTTCGCGCTGCTCGGCAGCGACGTGGAGATGACCGTCGCCGAGGAGATCCTCGACACGGTCCGCGAGAAGATGCTCGGGGAGGCGCGCGCGCAGATCGAGACGACCGACCAGCTCGTCACGGAGGCGCTCCACGACGCGCTGCTCGAGGTCATCTCGGTCGGCCAGTTCGACTTCGAGGAGCGCATCGCCGCGGCCGACAAACCCGTGACCGTCGTCTTCACCGGCGTCAACGGCGTCGGGAAGACGACGACCATCGCGAAGCTCTCGGAGTGGCTCGAGGACCGAGGCTACTCGTCGGTGCTGGCGAACGGCGACACGTACCGCGCCGGCGCGAACGAGCAGATCGGCGAGCACGCCGACGCGCTCGGCCGGAAGCTCATCGCCCACGACAAGGGCGGCGACCCGGCGGCCGTGATCTACGACGGCGTGGAGTACGCCGACGCGAACGACATCGACGTCGTGCTCGGCGACACCGCCGGCAGGCTCCACACGAGCAACGACCTGATGGCCCAGCTCGAGAAGATCGACCGCGTCGTCGAGCCCGACCTGACGCTGTTCGTCGACGAGTCGGTCGCGGGCCAGGACGCGGTGCGACGCGCGACGGAGTTCAACGACGCCGCCGAGATCGACGGCGTCGTGCTCTCGAAGGCCGACGCCGACTCCTCGGGCGGGGCGGCGATCTCGATCGCCTACGTGACGGGGAAGCCGGTGCTGTTCCTCGGGACAGGGCAGGAGTACGACGACCTGGTGCAGTTCGACCCCGAGGCGCTGGTCGACGAACTACTCGGCGAGGAGTAG
- a CDS encoding DUF7410 domain-containing protein, producing the protein MGPVESRRDVPTRVPDGETPGGRCPYCDRPFRTERLRDLHVGEVHGDELTDAEREAHDEADEAELDELFFYHIKVVVLIGLLFSAFVLGYTVVLSGGV; encoded by the coding sequence ATCGGTCCGGTGGAGTCCCGCCGGGACGTGCCGACCCGGGTTCCGGACGGTGAGACGCCCGGGGGGCGGTGTCCCTACTGCGACCGCCCGTTCCGGACCGAGCGCCTGCGGGACCTCCACGTCGGCGAGGTCCACGGGGACGAACTGACTGACGCCGAGCGGGAGGCGCACGATGAGGCGGACGAGGCGGAGCTCGACGAGCTGTTCTTCTACCACATCAAGGTCGTCGTCCTCATCGGCCTGCTGTTCTCGGCGTTCGTGCTCGGCTACACGGTCGTGTTGAGCGGGGGCGTGTAG